The sequence aatattaatagctgtttcatgcagtgcattgttctattacctgatatatcaagcaggtctcttcaattcatttattgcatgaccaaggcaagttttgttactataatacagtagctgattggatgtcagttgcttctggtgatcttgacaagataaatagtttagaaggccactcaatttcttcagtttcagagcgtaatatccacagagaaattaactagaaagttactggtgacaggaaaagtctaggtgatcatgactttattcagtctaataaacagaatatatggttgattgagtgaggtatcacttgcagaatgttcagacaaccagcgatgagatgtatgcatggattcattgaatttttgttacagttggagacattaaatatccaaaatgTAAAAGGTTCCCCTGGTAGGATAGTCTCTAAAGCGCAGTTTTTAACACACATAGGCAGAGAACAATCTTaattcacagcagcacaattacaatcaaaaggTCTGTTTTTATAGtccaaaattacatcataattacatTGCATCATAATTAAAGTAATTGTAAGGTCTCTGATTCAcaaaaagcaaactgactgtataatattaattcacttgctttatattttctcaattttgagcctgtatacaaataattaaatttttctcagtcctagaataagatgggagagaaactttatctttgtttacctatactgtacaacttcaaaggaaatgaagaataaaattagtaaaaccacatcaaggtgaattacagatttaaatactaaatatgaattagagcctttagatcattattgttccaaagcaaaattgttgATGGAAAAAAACAaggactagtgagatcttggttatttaatgacagcggttggagattaaaagggtggtaacttcttgttcttgaatatgttgcaaagtggaggtacaaatcaaaaaaatgggatatcaatttcattatgaaaaatttgtatacttaaataatctagcattactgtattcatttgtcctccacttaaatatgctacaacagtgtcgatacattggcagtctaccttgaaatctcaactctagagtagatccaacacagagcagcccacactgtaagatcccactgtaatttcatggaccatgcagctggactgggaatcacttgaaaatagatgaacaaatttaacctgttttgtttgaagtgaagcatgtgaaatgttacacttaagaaatcctaggattcttaggtggtatgtaattaatgtgagtgttccatttccggtctgactagatacattgaaattacacacacatcttggtccaaatcacatttgcctggtggctatgggcatggtttcacatgcatagctaggcttataattgagatttggttgatcttggagttttggcatttggcctgattcaaggctagcagtcagacacatctttgaatttgtgcaacagaaaaaatcagttcactattgaatacagcattagtccactgcaccagctgttaataactccatgcatacaattcagtgatgttcacagaatatagcccctttgcgatctgccaaaatatttgctcctctcacactgcacaaaattcttcaagttttaattcagctggctctttcctgttaccagtgtcttcctgcttgctttatttgtacactgacatatgacttgaaaagccggcccagactgttttctaaagtcaaaatgagcaaaccagctcacataaagtgcccttcttggtatatccgtagatgaaccaaggatgaacatcactgatacagctcatcccacaattaatacttcgttactaatgacaaccaacaagaacccacaatcgatcctttaattcttttttcttatgtttaatcacccactggaggtgctactgataactcgtaagggcagtttcagcaatggtaagttgcaagcttcaatttgagaaagcgttccgttccgtagtttagtccatcattccgttccgttccgttccgttccgttccgtagaatagtccccaccttgTTTTAACAGAAAAGTAAATGTTCCTGTCCCACTCGACATTAACACGTTCCAAGAGTTTACTATTAACATGAGTAGAATTCATTTGAATAACATAGCTCAATATTGATTTGATGTGCGGGAGTTCAGTTCCCTTGACACCCTGCAGCTGGTTATAGTAGTAGAAACACAGTGACGTGCTAAGCACGAGTATCACGAAGCACAGCATGAATGTACTCCGCAAACACCACCGCCCACTGGAATCTCGACCCCCTAGACTAGCCATCCACTACAAACTGGCCTGTCGTGAAAATAGACTACAGTGTAAATGTCATTTGTGGGCTGTTAGCTTAGTCATGTAGTATTTAGTGAAGGAATCGGTGCCACCAGACAAGCGAATGTCCTTTGCAAACCATAACTGTACGTTATTCAGGTTTACACTTACTACGTAGATCATAAGCAATGGAATTGATACCTAGGGTAGAAGCTGTAAACGTTTTATTCATCTTTGGTGGTCTTTGATAGACATGAGGTGTATCCTAGCCTTGAGGTACCCAAAGTTTACTTAAAACGAAAAAGCAGTCTAGCCACTCGAGACTATAGACTCACAGGATGTGTACAACAGTTAAATTAGATCGTAACAGCAAAACAACATTGCCACACAAACTCACATAGCCAGACCACCGAAGAGCGGACCACAATCCTACGGGAAAAAAGGGGTccggattattattattatcaatttctCCGAAGGAGGGTAACACGAAAGGCTAGGTGGTCCCCCATacagaacatacatacacacatagttcgacacaaatacaaaacaaaattatagtaatctacatacaaacacagtgacttggAATATTTGCTAGTTGCCAGCCATACCCGGCTCAGACACAGTGCATCTCTAAATTCTTGTTTGTTCAAATGAAACAACACATAAAAACAATTGTTCTAATCAGTAAGAATACGGCTCTCCACTAAGCGCAGCTCAGTGGAGACGGCGGGGAGCTCGGTTGACTGCAGCTTTCTGCTCCCACGAATGGCCAGTACAGCGGAACGTAATAGGGAAAATGATAAAGTACAGCGCATCCAGGAGAGTGTCAGGTTGTAAGACGTATTGTGCTTCTGTGATAAAAGATCTGCCAAACGGTTGTAGAAAATAGTAGCCTCCTTGCCCAAACCACCAAAAGTTGAAAAAACTAGCGGGGTGAAAGATTCACAGTCAACACTGCGTATACGATCCCCATATTCTCGCTTCTTCTCGAGCTCATGTCGACGAAAAAGGGAAGCAACCCGGGTCTGACGATAACTTGGTGCGTTGGGATGGAAAACCCTGACGTCAAACAATGCACCTTGTCGTCTGCCCCAGAAGCCCCTTGCATGGATGTCAGCTCTTGCGGTATTACTGCAGTTAGCTGAAGATGGTGTAATTAGTTCCCCATTAAGTGGCAGTAATGGAGGTTCAAAAGTAACATCATGACACACTTCTTGTAACCATTCTGCTGTTAAGTCTCGAAGTTCATTATGGCGGATGAAAGTCAAGCCACCATGTCGACAAATCATGGCATGATCAACACTAAATGAAGttccacaaacacagtgacttggAATATTTGCTAGTTGCCAGCCATACCTCAGACACAGTGCATCTCTAAATTCTTGTTTGTTCAAATGAAACCTCTGCTCTTGAAGTGGAAGAGCAGTTAACCAAAGTGAAGAGCATTTAACACTGATTAATTCAATGGTTCATTGAAGTGGAGGATCTACACGAGACTTGATATTGGCTAAGCTAGAAGTCATTATTTGTTGTCTGGACTGACGGATGGTAGAGCGAGCCTGTTGAAGGCAAGGGATATGAAAGTTCTCAGTTTGCTGTTGTATCATAGCAACTAAACTAGCACTCAGCAGCCTAGATGATGAAAACTGGGAATCACTACAGCAGGTGGGGTTGGTAATGTTCAGTCCACCAAAGCGACAAGGGAGTGAAAGTAGTTCCCTCTCCACCTCAGAACTGGGAATTCGACCTGTTAAAGCAGGAAGAAAGTGTTGGTGAATAACTTCTTCAAGTGGTTGAAAGAATGCACCCACTGATTCGATGGTACACATTACATAATTCCAGCGATGCTTGATACTGTGGGTAAAGGCACTGTACGCACTATGAGGATGAGTTTCAGCAATGTTTGATAAAGATAAAATCTCCTCAGACCACATTTTTACTTTGTTAGAGACATAGCTTTCTGTAAATGATCTAGTTCCAATAGCAGCATGCACCCAAGTGATGTTGCCCCCCGCAAGAAATCTGTATATTAGTGCCATTAAACAGTGTTTGAGCAAAATTGAGTTGATCTGGCTTCACTATGAGGTATGTTTTAGCAGCATTTGGAAAGTAGCCATACATAGGGCCATAAGCCAAAAGATGTTTCCACCAATGCAATAAAGAAGCAAGTTGTCCTCCCGCAgtggcatcatcagcataccacaCCTGTGATACATCCGGCTGAGACTGACGAAGAGAACGTATTAAGGGGGTAACGGCCAGAGCATACATGGCCATAGCAAGAGGATCACCTTGAGTTGTACGTTCTGTCGAAGCTATCTCTCCCTCTCCAGTAATGAATAGTCTAATAGGCACCCCATAGGTGTTCTTAAGAATAGTTGCTAAAGATGGACACAGAATTGAAATGTTATGCAGAGCACTTTGGCGATTAACCTGGTTGAAGGCATTACTGGCATCAACCAGTAAAACAGCATCAGTATTCTCATGTGCAAATATTTCTCTCATGGCATGGATGGCAGCTTCTGCCCCTGCATCATGGCCAGCACAAGTCTGTAATGCACTGGCAGCCAACTGAATGTCAGTACGAATAACATAGAGAATAGCTTTAGCAATAATTCTCCTTGAAACATCACCAATCCCAATTGGTCGTACTCCTGGTTTCTTGTCGAGTGGAATAAGCCGACAGGCAACAAAAGCCATAAGTTCTTTGGGATCAACCTCCTGTGTACACAAACGTCGTGCCACAGCAGCTAGAGAGTTACATAAGCTTACTGAAGCACGTCCAAAGGATGAGCACAGCCTACGCCAGGAGTATGCATCCACACCTGATGGACCAGCAGCACCTTGGGTATGAAAAGCTCCCAATTTAATTAGATCTCCAGTTAAACGGTCAAATAAAATAGGATCATAGGATGGTGCATTAGCATTATCAGAGGATAAAAGGGATTCGGGAACTGCCATTCTTGCAGGGGGATGCTTGTCAATAAGGATGTCCTTCACTGACTGAGTTAAAGGACAACCAGCTTCATCCAAACCACATGGTATCTGAGAGTCCAATGACAAGACACCACCTCTAGCATCTGCAGAAAGGAGTTTAACTGCAGTAGAAATCTTGCCCATTGACATTAGACGATCAAAATCACGAGCCACATTACTGTGACCAGTCTTGTGAATAGCAGATTGAAGATGATCCTGAATACATTTTCCTTCCTTGATTAGGGCTGAAAAATCACCAGCATGCCACAAAGCAAGACGACGTTCCAAACATGTGGTATGATCTTTGGTTTTACTCTTGGCATGAGGTTTTTGAAGAAGTAGCACCTGATAAATAAAACAGGCTGTGAGAGCAATAGAGTAAAGAGTTGTGTTATCGGCATAGGCTTGATATAGCCTAGCAAGCTCCAGTACAAATTCTTTACCTATCCTACCAGATGGAACTAAAAATTATTATGTCTTTTGTGAAagataaaaataaataattttttaaagttttatttttattcacgtgactgccggaacaatagcaacagccttcTTAAACGCTTTGACTGCTctggttctattagagtatactgatTTTCGCGATTTTCAGTCCCACTCCAaaaaggataatttcggcgagATATCATTCCGAGGGGGGCTtgcctcagcagaccgagggacGTAAGTTCCTTAGCCGCTGTCCCCCATTACCGCCGACTATGATGACTAAAAACGTAATTTacgtaggcttgagccaattatgctttgaaaatagcctattatgctttttagcagtgctaaaaaactcagcctattatgctcacatTATGCTTTCAGAACCAAGAATATGttctagagttggctgttttattagagtatgtcagcctttcctgactgctgtattagagtaagtgactgctctattagagtatatcaatcttattTCCGCGAAGAGTGAATAATCaaccaagaaacaataaaaatagtAGCATCGCAcaatttcttgatatgaaatgcagtatcaAACAAAGTGTAGTGTGCTCACATTTTTGGCGCGCATTGCGCATTTAATTTTAAATCTTGAAAATCactctattatgctggcattgtGCTTGATGTTTTTGtcagcctattatgccggcatagtTGGCGCAAGCCTAACGCCATTGTTTGCTTTCTGATGCCAGCTCTTCCACCCACAATAAACGCGTGTCTCTTCCACCATTTGCCAAACTTTTGACAATCCATGTCATGTGCGCTATCATTACATGTTGCTatcgtgactgctctattagagtatatcgatctttcgcGTTCTGTTTTCCTCGCAGTTTCTCTCTAGTTAGAGATTCACCTTGAAGCGGGTCACTAGTCTCCAAAGATAAGTCTCTGTTAGAAGAAACTTTTTCGGgacacttataatctctaatctaTAAGCGCTGTATGGCAGTATCGCCATTGGGCGGTATGCGTGACCAAGTAAGACTATGTGTTCGTAAGGATTCCGTAAGCATAGCTATCCATAAGATTTTTCTTAAGAGCATTCACCAAATTTCTGAACATGTGTGCAGGGACCTAGGAATCTCCAATAGCTGAAGGAATCTTGGAATCCGCTACTAGAATTTCAATGGAATTCTGCGCCGCGACATCTCGTCAACAATATCTGCGTCGATTTTAGATAGTGTGTACCTCCTATAACGTAGTTCGCTGATTATTAGAGAGGTGTAgctataatagctagctactatagtaCTAGCTACTGAAACTAAATTCTATACTCTATTGCTAGTTTGCTAATACTGAAACGGCAGCGGAATGTGGTTAGTTGGATGTACTAAGACTTGTCGCTCATATTCAGTGGTGTATTGTACAGCGTTGTGTGCTTCATCCGTCTGTGTATACGTATTGCTCTGTCTATCTGGCGATACTTCCAGTGTTGAAATTGATTCATTGAGATTAGTTCCCAATAGTGACATGACAAAGAGAACCATAGGGCTACTCGAATCTGATATTACACCCGCGAGTGGCATGACAAAGAATATCATACCCGCACCTGTATCATCACCTGCCAAGAGTGATGTGAAAATGAAACCCGTCAGTACCAGTAAACCAAGTCTCAATGAATCAGAGTCAAAATCTGCACTTACTGAATTTTTAAAGAGAGGCAGCATGTTACAATATGGCAGGAACATTTCTCCTACTGTTGTACAGAAAGAATTTAGCAGGAACGTCTTACCTAAATTTTCTGATTCTCAAAAAGATAGCATTGTTACTACTTTTGGAGTACCGAACTTTTCCTCAACTTTCAATGAtcagtttttacagtgtacGGGTCGAGAATTAGGAAGAAGACCAGTGAATGTAACTAATGAAGGAAACGTGGTTATGCCTAAACACTTTCAGAAATGTAAGAGTATGAATTTTCAGAAGACTGGCAATACTGTTGCATTACTCAGCTTTCCTGGATCAGGCAACTCATGGGTGCGACAACTAATAGAGACCACTACTGGAATTTACACTGGTACCTACAAGGATTGTGATGAAAGCTATATCATTTCAGGTGGTATGATTGGAGAAGGAATTGATACTGATAATGTCATTGCTGTGAAGATACATGCTATAAATGGTGCACCACATTGGTTGTATCCACATAATATCATTTATATTATTAGAAATCCCTTTGATGCAATACTTGCAGAATGGAATCGAATATCATCAAGTCGCAAGGTTCACTTCACAGCACATGTTTCCACAACTGCAGACTTTGGTGAGTAATAGATTGACTTATTATACTACATGAATTAATTACTATGCTCTGAAGGCACATACATGCCGTCCAGTAAATGTACCACTAATATTATATGTCATACAAAAACATTCATCAACTCACACTGAcacacatatatgcatacatacatacatacatacatacatacatacatacatacatacatacatacatacatacatacatacatacatacatacatacatacatacatacatacatacatacgtacgtacgtaacatacatacacacacacatacatacacacatatacatacatacatacatacgtgcatgcatgcatacagtacatacatacatacatacatacatacatacatacatacatacatacatacatacatacatacatacatacatacgtacatacgtaacatacatacacacacatacacacacacatacatacacacatatacatacatacatacatacatacgtgcatgcatgcatacagtacatacatacatacatacatacatacatacatacatacatacatacatacatacatacatacatacatacatacatacatacatacatacatacatacatacatacatacatacatacatacatacatacgtacgtacgtaacatacatacacacacatacacacacacatacatacatacacacatatacatacatacatacatacatacatacatacacatacatgcatccatgcatgcatacatacatacatacatacatacatacatacatacatacatacatacatacatacatacatacatacatacatacatacatacatacatacatacatacatacatacatacatacatacgtacgtacgtaacatacatacacacacatacacacacacatacatacatacatacatacatacatacatacatacatacatacgtacgtacgtaacatacatacacacacatacacacacacatacatacatacacacatatacatacatacatacatacatacatacatacatacatgcatgcatgcatgcatgcatgcatgcatgtatgtatgtatgtacatacgtgcatgcatgcatggatgcatgtatgtatgtgtatgtacatacatacatacgtaacatacatacgtacgtaacatacatacatacatacatacatacatacatacatacatacatacatacatacatacatacatacatacatacatacatacatacgtacgtacgtacgtaacatacatacatacacacacacacacatacatacatacacacatatacatacatacatacatacatacatacatacatacatacatacatacatacatacatacatacatacatacatacgtgcatgcatagctccgtacctcaatccGTCGGTAAGTTataaccgtttttgtaagcgcctgtaatttattttccctatacttgctttacaaatcgatttttggtttttgctactttgtagggctgtaactcctaaagttattagcatatgaagctgaaactttgccggTGGGtatacttggctaagtagattataaatatttaatatacAGGAATTTGAATAAAAtgcaattatgtcctgtttttgcagatccggtcacatattcctCGCTATGTTCTGGTCCTCTGGCAACATATAACACGATTACAACCTGCATGGAACataaatgaatacagtaattgAATTTTGATTGATTCAAACACTTTTAATGAAAAAATAAAGATTGAAACAACATTAAAATCTTCACAGTTGCTCACTGTACCTCTCTAGATTGTTGACTTGCAATGTGTTTGTGAGGAAATTTGTTGTTGGGAAGCTGTTTTATGCCTAAgcttgtacatgtagttatgtCAACCTCCAGCACAAGGAGCACAAGGAGCATAAGAATCTGCCATTCCAATACCGTACATCAATTACATTTCTAAGGGGCATTTGATGGAGACATTTATACTGTTACGTACTAATACCATACTCATGTTTCAACAGGTTGTCACAGTTCATGTACTGGACTCAACAATGTTATGGACCAATGGCTAGTCAGTGTTGTAACTACATTGATGGTGGTAGCTGTACTGATGATTGTGGTATAGACAAAACAGCTAATTCAACTTTCCACTgtgttgatgataataatacTGAAGATAATGTTGGTATGTTAATTATCATCTAATTACTGTACAGTTATTTGTTGCAATGTGGTTTATAAAAACCTATTTTGCTTAGTTCAGTCAAATCAATTAATTTTTTGGCCAATGGTTTAACTTTTCGAGGATTGAATTAATTTTCAAGTATGGAGGAACATATAACTTTGTGTTATAAGGAAGGCAGTAGTCTTTTGTAAAATGAAGACGGATTATTGTTTGGCATTAACTTAATGGTAATTTCgtacacaacaataatatataacttcacacacacatgtgATGCAACAATGTGCAGTACTAAGCATGACACACGCGTACTACATAATCCACATGTGTGAAATAATAAAAATGCGTGTATGCAATATTGCAATTTGCCTGTAGCTACATGCATCTACGCTGACGAGCTGTATACGTAGTTACAGCAGTAATAGGGTGTCTTATGACATTTTGCATTATTTTATCTAAACCATTTCATACATTAAGCTACGTATGTTTTTCACTGTGATATAATCCACTGGCACAATCATCTCACTggaactacatacgtagctattgATCCAGATATTGAGAGATATAATCTCTGGACTTCTAATTGAACACACAACATTATACAATCTCCACTGTTACTAAAAGCCTTGTCCAATAGATTTTTTTGCAAGTTTTAACACATGTTGTACAACATATTGTAGACTCTATTCAGTTTATCATTGAATATCATAATCCTGGTCTATGGCTCCTTAATATGCATGCGTACGTTTCTTAatttgtgatacatagctattTCTGCTTAATAGAAATCCACCGGACTTTGAAGTATACTTTAAAACCTTGAAATTCAGATTTTTGCCTCCTCTGCTGCTTTGAAAACAACCCATTATACAATATGTATGCCTTTGTCTGTGAGAACAGGTACAGCCTCTGTGCATGGGTTATTAGCTGCACTAGCTCTGAAACTTGACTAATGCACAGGTCACCATGCAGATAGACCATATCCAAAGCCTATTAATTACTTTTTTGTTTTCTCTGTCtgtacaacaactacagtaggctGCAAAAACAGTTTacgttttgtaattgtaattatgcaGTAGTAGTGTAATTACAAAAGCGTAATTATgaattatgctctattggtaactatgaATAGATTGCATGTAATTATGGCTGGTGCAAAACCactttttgcataattatggtTAAAATGTAATTGCGGTACAAACATGCGTAATTACTTAGTAATTAcaccgtaattacaattacaaaatgttttttttttgcaacgTACTGTATGTCTGGGATTTTCACCATCGTCCTTAAGCTTGGCTTTGTAAGCCATCTTTTTTGTGTGATGTGACAGGTAACTGCTGGCTTGATGTGGTTGTGTGTATGTGGGTCAATGTCTTTGTACAGTTGACTGAACTGTTCTGTGTTAATTTTGCTACATTTAAAAGAGTCATCACAGGCCTACATTTCTAGCATTAAATTGATATACCCTTCCATCTTGAAGTGGCAGAAGTGTCTACCATGTTACTACTGTAAAACTGGAAATTTTTAtctttatgtatatgttaaagcatagccacgagtgctatatgaaaaataaaggaCGAGGCGTgtggccgagtactttatttttcatatagcatgagcaaggctatgctttaaatgatttatggaactttctagtcatgtagcttcaccatacactaagactcgtaattaacacgcgttgcatgaattattagcagcctgaacagcACACAACTactttaacaaagtaactcacgcgtatttcaccatagttctcgcaacccacaatcgattctattgtgagtcacatggtgaaatgtttccgtgatatctccaggactttgtccgtttacattaacaaacataacagcaatgctaccttctcccacccatcatcaaagcatttaggtatgtctataaaagcaatccagtggtagaattcgtattggctggggtgattgatcactcagcgcggcaaggctatcagccttcaccggcttggtcATACTGTTGTGAGcaccgcaggctattagcctgcactagagaaTGTGGGCAATTGTGCTTTaatgcccacaaagagtgcattactgcaccgcaaagagtgctctttgcggtgcaataaagcactcttgtggtcgatgaagcattGTTAGCGgactgagagtgtactttatgaaatttaaagtacactttttcctttgatcttgcccacgcaaagttctataacttacaataTTGCTTATAATTTTCATGGGTCATGGATATGCACTTTTACCTAGAAACCACTTTTTAACAGAACTATAGTCTCTGTTTTTTAATACAAATAAAAAATCCTAGCACGGAGCATATACCCTCAAAAATGGTGGATGCACTATTTTAATGATGTAGTAAAGTGCCACGCCTTAGGTGCACATAGTCTATTTAATGGAATGATAAGTTCATAAACAATAGGTTGAATTCTTCTTAAAAATGTGTACACTAAAAATGCAGCCTTACCTGCCTGTTAGATAATGTGTGCATTGGGAAGTGTTTCTCTGGCTAACTGAACACTGTACACTCTTCGCTATGTACAAGCAT comes from Dysidea avara chromosome 4, odDysAvar1.4, whole genome shotgun sequence and encodes:
- the LOC136254195 gene encoding sialate:O-sulfotransferase 2-like isoform X1, which produces MWLVGCTKTCRSYSVVYCTALCASSVCVYVLLCLSGDTSSVEIDSLRLVPNSDMTKRTIGLLESDITPASGMTKNIIPAPVSSPAKSDVKMKPVSTSKPSLNESESKSALTEFLKRGSMLQYGRNISPTVVQKEFSRNVLPKFSDSQKDSIVTTFGVPNFSSTFNDQFLQCTGRELGRRPVNVTNEGNVVMPKHFQKCKSMNFQKTGNTVALLSFPGSGNSWVRQLIETTTGIYTGTYKDCDESYIISGGMIGEGIDTDNVIAVKIHAINGAPHWLYPHNIIYIIRNPFDAILAEWNRISSSRKVHFTAHVSTTADFGTKWIQAVLKYSKRWGDHVTRYLGSTKTPLIVVKYENLLSDLHTELKRMMEFMKFPYTEDDLQCTIKSTVEGFRRKHDKSIDPYTPEQRKLVQTQINLANEVLRCYNISY
- the LOC136254195 gene encoding WSCD family member GA21586-like isoform X2, with the protein product MTKRTIGLLESDITPASGMTKNIIPAPVSSPAKSDVKMKPVSTSKPSLNESESKSALTEFLKRGSMLQYGRNISPTVVQKEFSRNVLPKFSDSQKDSIVTTFGVPNFSSTFNDQFLQCTGRELGRRPVNVTNEGNVVMPKHFQKCKSMNFQKTGNTVALLSFPGSGNSWVRQLIETTTGIYTGTYKDCDESYIISGGMIGEGIDTDNVIAVKIHAINGAPHWLYPHNIIYIIRNPFDAILAEWNRISSSRKVHFTAHVSTTADFGTKWIQAVLKYSKRWGDHVTRYLGSTKTPLIVVKYENLLSDLHTELKRMMEFMKFPYTEDDLQCTIKSTVEGFRRKHDKSIDPYTPEQRKLVQTQINLANEVLRCYNISY